In Rubrivirga marina, the following are encoded in one genomic region:
- a CDS encoding ELWxxDGT repeat protein — protein MHRPSTPHPVRPRTGRGLVLLAIAAALAGAPLAQPLSFVDLRPGVVGGAPTEFVVFDGALYFTADDSPHGRELWRTDGTVSGTTLVKDINSGGDDSRPSEFFAFDGALYFSADDGATGRELWRTDGTAAGTTLVKDINPGPEGSLATRRITEFVVDRFAALGGALYFAADDGAHGIELWRTDGTETGTVLVKDIRPGPDGSVDPPNRTDFDLTPFKGALYFQASNGTDGYELWRTDGTAAGTALVKDIQPGAESGFPQSFVGFDGALYFAANDGTAGIELWRTDGTAAGTVLVKDILPGPGDGFGFDSLMEMAEFDGALYFWAEDSLDDIELWKSDGTPSGTARVRDIKPGPGASYPTHFHVFDGALYFRATDGTHGFEPWRTDGTEAGTVLVKDVDPGPDNGFVARQGDPGFVDVDGALYFVADDGVTGRELWSTDGTEAGTALVGDVNPGAGDGQVSTSGIELAEFDGALYFNATDGAAGVELWKLGAPPFMGGVAAEGGPDPEPLAVLAWPNPAADRLRVAVVGAGGGPVQVEVVDVLGRRVAAAVGTWAEVDVSGRAPGPYVVRARAGARTATRVVTVGE, from the coding sequence ATGCACCGCCCGTCCACGCCCCACCCCGTCCGTCCACGCACCGGCCGGGGCCTCGTCCTCCTGGCCATCGCGGCCGCCCTCGCCGGGGCGCCCCTCGCGCAGCCTCTCTCGTTCGTCGACCTCCGGCCTGGCGTCGTGGGGGGGGCGCCCACCGAGTTCGTCGTGTTCGACGGCGCCCTCTACTTCACGGCGGACGACTCCCCCCACGGCCGGGAGCTGTGGCGGACGGACGGGACGGTGAGCGGGACCACGCTCGTCAAGGACATCAACTCTGGCGGCGACGACAGCCGCCCCTCCGAGTTCTTCGCGTTCGACGGGGCCCTCTACTTCTCGGCCGACGACGGCGCGACCGGGCGCGAGCTGTGGCGGACGGACGGGACGGCGGCCGGGACCACGCTCGTCAAGGACATCAACCCAGGCCCCGAGGGCAGCCTCGCGACCCGGCGGATCACGGAGTTCGTCGTCGACCGGTTCGCCGCCCTGGGTGGGGCGCTGTACTTCGCGGCCGACGACGGCGCCCACGGGATCGAGCTGTGGCGGACGGACGGGACGGAGACGGGGACCGTCCTCGTCAAGGACATCCGCCCCGGCCCCGACGGGAGCGTCGACCCTCCGAACCGGACGGACTTCGACCTCACCCCGTTCAAGGGCGCCCTCTACTTCCAGGCCTCCAACGGCACCGACGGGTACGAGCTGTGGCGGACGGACGGGACGGCGGCCGGGACGGCCCTCGTCAAAGACATTCAGCCCGGAGCCGAGAGCGGATTCCCCCAGTCGTTCGTCGGCTTCGACGGGGCCCTGTACTTCGCGGCCAACGACGGGACGGCCGGGATCGAGCTGTGGCGGACGGATGGGACGGCGGCGGGGACCGTCCTCGTCAAGGACATCCTGCCCGGCCCCGGCGACGGGTTCGGCTTCGACTCGTTGATGGAGATGGCCGAGTTCGACGGCGCGCTCTACTTCTGGGCCGAGGACTCGCTGGACGACATCGAGCTGTGGAAGTCGGACGGGACCCCCTCGGGCACCGCCCGGGTGAGGGACATCAAGCCCGGTCCCGGGGCGAGCTACCCCACCCACTTCCACGTCTTCGACGGCGCGCTCTACTTCAGGGCCACCGACGGGACGCATGGGTTCGAGCCGTGGCGGACCGACGGGACCGAGGCCGGGACCGTCCTCGTCAAGGACGTCGACCCCGGCCCGGACAATGGGTTCGTCGCCCGTCAGGGGGACCCCGGATTCGTCGACGTCGACGGCGCCCTGTACTTCGTGGCCGACGACGGCGTGACCGGGCGCGAGCTGTGGTCGACCGACGGGACGGAGGCCGGGACCGCCCTCGTCGGGGACGTCAACCCCGGCGCCGGGGACGGCCAGGTCAGTACGAGCGGCATCGAGCTGGCCGAGTTCGACGGCGCGCTCTACTTCAACGCCACCGACGGCGCGGCCGGCGTCGAGCTGTGGAAGCTGGGCGCCCCGCCGTTCATGGGAGGCGTGGCCGCCGAGGGAGGACCCGATCCCGAGCCGCTCGCCGTGCTCGCGTGGCCGAACCCGGCGGCCGACCGGCTGCGGGTCGCCGTCGTGGGGGCCGGGGGCGGGCCGGTCCAGGTGGAGGTGGTCGACGTGTTGGGCCGGAGAGTGGCCGCGGCCGTGGGGACCTGGGCCGAGGTCGACGTGTCGGGGCGCGCGCCGGGGCCGTACGTGGTCCGAGCCCGGGCCGGCGCGCGGACGGCGACGCGGGTCGTCACGGTCGGGGAGTGA
- a CDS encoding Y-family DNA polymerase, whose product MPSPRRLVALVDCSAFYVSCERVFDPSLVGVPVAVLSNNDGCVIARSQEVKDAGIPMGAPYFKHRRELEAMGARVFSSNYTLYGDMSRRVMDTLLTVSPHVVPYSIDEAFVHLPTGGRAGDALRDHAEATAREIRRRVLRWTGIPVRVSVAETKTLAKAASEYARTLLRAGEEPVVCFYGHPDREAFLEDLDVGDVWGVGRRWGQRLRDLGFSTAAKLVEAPDVVIRSRFNVVLLRTVYELRGLPCVRDGDGPVERKTMVRSRSFGEPVEDAETVRRAVATHAARAAEKLRAEGLVAGRVGAFCTTKGYGPGPHRTGWVERELTVASARTPDLIRAALLSLGEAFIAADERGRPYRYRKAGVVLGELRPAGTEQRALFDSDERTPEWTAAQGRLMDALDACNRKFGRRAVAFAAMGPPSALRKARDGSDGAPRWEMRRERMSPRYTTRWDEIAAVGA is encoded by the coding sequence AGCGCGTCTTTGACCCCTCGCTGGTGGGCGTCCCCGTCGCCGTCCTGTCCAACAACGACGGGTGCGTCATCGCCCGGTCGCAGGAGGTCAAGGACGCCGGCATCCCGATGGGCGCCCCGTACTTCAAGCACCGCCGCGAGCTCGAGGCCATGGGCGCCCGGGTGTTCTCGAGCAACTACACGTTGTATGGGGACATGAGCCGGCGGGTCATGGACACGCTCCTCACGGTCTCGCCCCACGTCGTCCCCTACTCCATCGACGAGGCGTTCGTCCACCTCCCGACCGGCGGGCGGGCCGGCGACGCGCTCCGCGACCACGCCGAGGCCACGGCCCGCGAGATCCGGCGTCGGGTCCTCCGGTGGACCGGGATCCCCGTCCGCGTGAGCGTGGCCGAGACGAAGACGCTTGCGAAGGCGGCCTCGGAGTACGCCCGGACGCTCCTCCGCGCTGGCGAGGAGCCCGTCGTCTGCTTCTACGGCCACCCCGACCGGGAGGCGTTCCTCGAGGACCTCGACGTGGGCGACGTGTGGGGCGTCGGGCGCCGGTGGGGCCAGCGGCTCCGGGACCTCGGGTTCTCGACGGCGGCCAAGCTCGTCGAGGCCCCGGACGTCGTGATCCGGAGCCGGTTCAACGTCGTCCTCCTGCGGACGGTCTACGAGCTCCGGGGGCTCCCGTGTGTCCGGGACGGGGACGGCCCGGTCGAGCGGAAGACGATGGTCCGCTCTCGGAGCTTCGGCGAGCCGGTCGAGGACGCCGAGACGGTCCGCCGGGCGGTCGCGACGCACGCGGCGCGGGCGGCCGAGAAGCTCCGGGCCGAGGGGCTCGTGGCCGGGCGGGTCGGCGCGTTCTGCACGACGAAGGGGTACGGGCCGGGGCCGCACCGGACGGGGTGGGTCGAGCGCGAACTGACGGTCGCCTCGGCCCGGACGCCCGACCTCATCCGGGCCGCGCTGCTGTCGCTGGGCGAGGCGTTCATCGCGGCCGACGAGCGGGGCCGGCCGTACCGGTACCGGAAGGCCGGCGTCGTCCTCGGCGAGTTGAGACCGGCGGGAACGGAGCAGCGGGCGCTGTTCGACTCCGACGAGCGGACGCCGGAGTGGACGGCGGCGCAGGGCCGGCTCATGGACGCGCTCGACGCGTGCAACCGGAAGTTCGGACGGCGGGCCGTGGCGTTCGCGGCGATGGGCCCGCCGAGCGCGCTGCGGAAGGCTCGGGACGGGTCGGACGGGGCGCCGCGGTGGGAGATGCGCCGGGAGCGGATGAGCCCCCGGTACACGACGCGGTGGGACGAGATCGCCGCCGTGGGTGCCTGA